The Tachysurus vachellii isolate PV-2020 chromosome 10, HZAU_Pvac_v1, whole genome shotgun sequence genomic sequence GGTTAGCGCTTCACATTCTCACTCTCGCTCTTTGCAAAATATGTTTTGCttctgaaatgaaaaatgagacTGAAGGATAAAAGATGTGGTATTGgaaccaggaaaaaaaacaataagaggCTCTAAACACAAGGACAAAAGAGGATGAcgaaaataaatgtttcaagAAATAAATGAGACGCTGAGACGAGTTCCTCCATGTAAATATGAGATTTATATAGAagtcaaaatatttctttagtCACTCCATGTTTTTCATCTCTGGCAATATTCCAAAGCTGACATAATGTTGAAAAACATTGAGAAGATCACAGCAGATGTTTTTCTTGTATTACTTACAAGTAACTGACTCTTGAATGTAATCACTTCAGCTGCTActtttaattgaaaaaaaaggtCTCTTTATTAAAATGGTACCTTGAATGAAGAGGcagctgatatatatatatatagggcaTGATGATGTATTTTCCAGTTAATTACAGGAGAACACATAGGTGCTCTGGCCATGAGCGAGCCCAACTCCGGCTCTGATGTCGTATCCATGAAAACGACTGCAAGGAAAGAAGGTGAGCCATGGCCTTGTTCTTCCTTTCTGTTACAGCCTAAATGTTGTGTAATACACAGTGATCTGATTTTAGACCCTGATTATTGCATTATATTGTGGCACAATTTATGGTCATGTGGCTGGGTATTCAAGATCAGCTGTGCTCAGGGCAAATCTACCCCTGCTTAGCCTTTTATATGTGATACATTTCAGAAATGTCTGatcaacattgttttttttgtttgtttgttttttgtatgttgTCACATGTTCTTTCCCTTTTGCTTTGACTGCTTGTGCCCTTTTAAGGTGACCACTACGTGTTGAACGGGAACAAGTTCTGGATCACGAACGGACCTGACGCGGACGTTCTGATCGTGTATGCGAAGACGGACGTAACCTCAGCTGCACGTGGAATCTCTGCGTTTATTGTAGAAAAGGTTAGAGATGCACATGCACTCACTTTGCTCAGATTCATGTCCAGCTAAATCAGAATAAAGTAGaagttttattttgtcacatatacattacaacacagtgaaattcgTCTTTGCATATTCTAACTTTTGATGTTCAGGGATCAGAGCGAAGGGTCAGCCTTGATATAGCACCCCTAGAGCAGTGAGCGTTAAGAGCCtagcttaagggcccaacagtagcagcttggcagtgctggagcttgaaccctgatcttccaatcagcaacccagagttttaaccacttgagccaccactgcaccaGGATCAACTGCTGAATCCTGTAGAAATTGAATCctgttgaattgaattgaactgctGAATCCTGTGTCTCAGATGACGTCCTACACATTATGCATTTACTCTATgcatttatgtttgtttactaGATGAAAAATTGAAGGGGAATTCTGTCTCAATTAGAACACTAACGTTTGTGTACTAGCTGGAAGTACAAGCCGTTTCGGAGTCGATGGCGAATGGGATCAAACGCACATAAAACGTCACTTCAGTACCTTTAGCACTATAGAGTGAATTCTACAATATGAgctaattttaaaaacatttgtgagATGTGTTGTCCATCAGATTGTCATCGACcatcttgatttatttttcatccaTTGTCAGAGCCTGGTCACTCTGCACTACTTCTGTATTTTAAGCAAAACTTGAGAGTGctgagtgcatgaagtgtccaacattccacacttcAAATGTTCGCttgaataagtgcatcatccTGGTACTTGAATTGCAGTTGGAGTGTGAACACACTATTTATATGTAAGTATGAGATTGTAGGAGGCACCTTCAGTGGCGATTCAATTCTGTGTTTGTACCTTGAAGGGAATGCCTGGATTCAGTACTGCACAGAAGCTGGATAAGCTGGGAATGAGAGGCTCCAACACGTGCGAGCTCATCTTTGAAGACTGCAAGGTTCCAGGTCTGTATTTTGTGCAGATCAGCATTGAAATGAAAGTCAAACTGTTTCTTTTTGGTTTTACTGCATTGTTTTAAAGCTCATTGCTAATTTTAGAGAAGAACATGTTGGGACCATTGAACAAAGGCGTGTACGTACTGATGAGCGGACTCGACCTGGAGAGGCTGGTGCTCTCGGCTGGGCCTATAGGGTAAATTAAGCACCTTGTGTTCAAACGGATTTCCAGATAGGTTTGTTAATTAGgttgttttatcttttataaTCTTTGTCTTGCAGCATTATGCAAGCAGTGCTTGATCACGCTATACCTTATCTGCATGTCCGAGAAGCTTTCGGTCAGAAAATCGGCCACTTTCAGGTCAGTTCTTAAAGTAATTTCTGATTAATAGGTTTTTAACGTTTAAAGTTGACAATTTTTTTGTAGATCTGTCTGTAGCTATCTGTATTGCAAATTGTTGACATTTGTTTAGAATAAACAGCAGGGGAGGAAACATCTTTCTGCCTCAAATAACTGTTGAAAAACAATTGTGAACAATTGTTGAAATACAATGTAATGTAACCTGCATCACTTAAAAACGGAATATGCGGTTAGTCAgaattaagaattaaaatattccatatattaggcacaggctccccgtgacccgaggtagttcggataagcggtagaaaatgaatgaatgaatgaatattccaTATACTTCAgtttacataaatattacatttctcaGCAAAACTCAATTCAATCACGTGAAACCGATGTACACcttttaatgacattaattCAGCAAGCTTTTTTGTGGTTAGGAATTGAACACCCTTGTAAGAAACTCTTTAAAGAGAGCTGTATGCAGAAAAAAGTGCTtagattctgtttttttttttctgttccaaGTGCTGTGGGATCACTGAACTGCACAGTGTTTTTCTGGCTTTAACACTTAGGAAGGGCTTTGAAATAGCTGAGTTCTATCTAGTGTACTGAAGCGGGCAAGATGTCATTTGATAACAGATTACGGATTTCAATAATAACACTtgtcgtttttttccccctccaacTGTCTAGATGATGCAAGGAAAGATGGCCGACATGTACACCCGACTTAGTTCGTCTCGCCAGTACGTGTATAACGTGGCCCGTGCTTGTGACAAAGGCCACTTCAGTGCCATGGTGAGTTGTACAAATAACTTTCCCCTCTTTGAATTGAAGCAAGCAGCTGTTCAACAGCAGTCTAGTAGCTGTATTGATTTTCCTCGTGCTGTTGTAGGACTGTGCTGGGGTAATCCTTTATTGTGCTGAGAATGCCACTCAGGTTGCCTTGGACGGGATTCAGTGCCTGGGTGAGTGTTTTTGCAGtttcacagcaaaaaaaaaaaaatagaagtagGGAGGTGTATCATTCAGTATGTTTTTGGTGAGGAGGTTTAATACATTATTGCTTCATGCATTTGCGTACATAAAAGCTTGTATTGACTTGAGTTGtaattgtgtttaattgtgtaattgGGCATGGAATAGGGTGTTGAAATAGAGACTATGTGCGcttcaaattttaattttaaaacacttGAGCTTTCAGACTATACTATTAAATCTAATTTGTAACATCTAtcattgtgtatatatgtgagtactataaaagaatcaaatcaaTAAAACCATAATATTACAGTATTCATGAGCAACTGATAATTTTATGAAGGATTATCATTTATGAGACTCAATATTATTGTATTCAAGTCCTATAATATTATATCTAATAATGTACAAAGTAAGTTCAACACTTTTCAGATCAGGCCAAAGTCTGAGTTCTTGTAGTGTTAAACTTTActcagttatacagtatatttattgaatatatCCTTAGCCTAATCTCATTAGATTAATTTAAtcttaattcttaaaaaaatgaatttattggAGTGCCTTGTATCAGATTGGTGTTTGGTTCATGCTTACTTACTTCTTCTGTATGACTCTAACAGTACATCTGTACCCACAGGTGGAAACGGTTACATTAATGACTACCCAATGGGCCGCTTCCTGCGAGATGCTAAGCTCTACGAGATCGGCGCAGGCACCAGTGAGGTCCGAAGGATGGTCATTGGCAGGGCGTTCAATGCCAGGTTCAAATAAGACTGCAGCCAAACTGGACGTTATCCCCAGGGATCTAGTGGATCTGCCTTTCACAGACTTGTTAGGTTACAATATGCACAGATCAACAAGGAGACAAACTTGTAAAGCTTGTGAATTTGCTGtacaacagaataaatattaaagactGATCTATAAAtgcatttcaagtcaagtcaagtcaagaagcttttattgtcatttcaaccatatatagctgttgcagtacatagtgaaatgagacaacgtttctccaggataaaggtgctacataaaacaaagacagggctaaagacttgtaagtagtaaGTAgtaagacttgtaagtagtagTTTATTTCCAAGTAGGAGAAAATTGCTGTGCAATTAACAATCTCTGTCTTCACATAGTATGTGTTACAAAGCTCAGCAAAGCTAAATGCATTGCTGGAAATTAATATTATTGAAAAACTGATCtcacaggtctctctctctctctcactcacatacacacacacacctcagaatGTTTGTTCATAAAAGCACTAAAAAAGTCCCTGAAAATCTGTTttagttttgtgtgattttgtagtATATAGGGAAGTGTGTAGAAAAGCATTGGGATTCATTGCTGCGTTTTGAATATAATCGTCCATTGCAAACTATTTTGTACATCAGTGTCTTTAATAACAGCCTTAAATCTTGttagatgttttattttgaacatttagAGGCTACAGTTTTGTGGCAAATATAATTTTTGCTCAATGAAATGTGTCCTCTGAGCATTGGGCACAATTCAATATCTAAAACTCACTTTGTTATAGAATTAAAAGATTGAAAGTTTtgattaaacttttttattattatttaaacactgaccagctctttaaaaaaaaattacatgcaTCATCACATGGATATGCTCTCAGAACAGCTTAAATTTTGTGTGTGGCATAGAAATGTTTTGCCACTAAGGTTTTGAAAATGTTCCTCTAatattctggtccatgttgacatgacTGCAGTACAGAATTGTTGGAGATTTGTCAGCTGCACACTGATCCTGTGAATCTTCTGTACTACAGAATCCCAAAGGTGCTCTTGGCTTCAGATCTAGTGACTGGGGAGGCCACTGAAGAACAATGAACTCACTGTTTTGTTCTTGGAACATGTTTGAGACAAATTGTTCTTTGTGACATCCATCATGCTGGAGGTTGCATTTATAAAGTGGGTAAACTGTGGCCATTAAAAAAGAGCCACTTGGTCAGTGACAATACTTAGATACTCATACTGTGGCATTCAAACGATGCTTAATTGGTATTAAGAGGCTGAATATGTGCCAAGAATGTCATTATCCATGCCATTATGCTGCAATGCAGGTCAAGTTCACAATACTGATGCCAAATTCTGACCTTAACATCTGGAGGAGAAATCAAGATTCATCAGAGCTCCCCatatttttctaatcttcaACTTTCCAGTTTTAGTTTGTCCATGCACACTGTTTCCTATTCTTTTCTGACAGAAGACAAACATCATGTGGTCTTTTGATGTTGTAGCTTTGcttaatcatttttttctttgtctgtctgtctctcggtctgTGGTAAAAactgattatttgagttaccatAGCCTTCATGTCAGCTCATACTGGTCtgtccattctcctctgacctctctctttAACAAGGACTGACATTCTATggatgttttgctttttgtcTATAGAAACTGTTTGCTTGGaaatctcaggagatcagcagttttggAAATAatcaaaccagcctgtctggcaccatTAACTATGATATGGGGAAGTTACTGAGATCACATTatttcctcattctgatgtttgatgtaaacattaactgaagcccTTGACCTGTAGCTGCATTGTGCTGTTATTACATAATTGGCTGAAGGCCGAGGGTTTATAAAGCGTTCAGAGCCCATTagtttttgcacattttattggattaaatgtaaatgtattaactgaattaaatgtaaatgtattgtcTAATCTACAAAGCTTCTAAAAAGGACTGAACAAAGGGTCTGAATGCTCAATGatcaattataataataatacttgcTTTGTctgcaaagccaaaaacggacctaTTTACCTCAAAGCACACTCTGTCCAATTCTCTATCACTGCTTGACTGATCCCGCTAACTCAGTGTAAAAGGAAGACATGCACCAAGACTCTTCTCTTTTCTGACACCCAGGTGATGGAATGAACTTTgactagatgtccaaacagctgagtcactgactgtcttcaAATCACATCGAAGCACCTACATCTTCACTGAAGTCcacattttttgtgttttctttgtgtttttttttcctcattaccTCCCCAACAGTTTTTATACTGATGGGGTCCTTaatctgtgacctagtgaaccagaatCAGGATGTATATATTGAAAGAGActagctttaaatgtaaatgtgtgtagattgatttgatttataataAGCATTCAAATGTCTTTGCTTTGACTTTATGGATTATTTGGATTATAATCCAAACCAACcaaattgtaaaaaaagaaGGGGAGTGAACCAACTGTAGACAGATGTTTATAGATTTACACTTTACATATACActcatgtatactgtatacattgtGCAAATATCTAACAAACCTGCAATGGGAGAAAGAGCTTTACTTCAGCTTGTATCTATAATTAATGAATATTCAAATCAAGTCTTAATTTGCTGAAATTTACATCTATAGGCACTAGAGCATGTAGACTGCCTcagttttgcttttcttttttccgaCCCTAACTGCTAAAGGAAGGGAAAATTACCTGGATACCTTATtgtgcacacacatgctgagACCTTTAAACAAAATCACATGTAAGGGCAATAAATACTGCTGACATACAGCCATTCTTCCCTTTCTTCTATTTGCCTCTGGGTTTTGGTGAATCTCAGCTTGTGTTACTGAGATGACTCACAAATGATGcttacagaaatagaccccaAAGGGGGGAAAAGAAAAGTGAAGATCTATACTCAGatctatatttgtgtatatatatgtcttTAATTATGGACATGAAAATCCATTCCCAGGCTGCTTAGTTGTTatgtttaaattgtgtttttacaACCCATACCACTACATATTTTGTTCCATTTACTCCACGTGACTTTGCATTTAGGATCAATgacagtttcattcattcattcattcattcatcatcatcatcatcatcactctctctcattttctaccgcttatccgaactacctcgggtcacggggagcctgtgcctatctcaggcgtcatcaggcatcaaggcaggatacaccctggacggagtgccaacccatcacagggcacacacacactctctctctcattcactcacacactcgcacactacggacaattttccagagacgccagtcaacctaccatgcatgtctttggaccaggggaggaaaccggagtacgcggaggaaacccccgtggcatggggagaacatgcaaactccacacacacaaggcggaggcaggaatcattttctgtcttcttttcaTAGTGTGGTAGCATTGGAATAAGAAGGTTAGGCTTTCTCTCCTCAACAGATTCCAGCTTGCTTGCTTAGCAACTGACAGATATAGTCTATCTGATGGGTTCTGGATTTATTCTGAGGACTCTGTCCATTACCATTGGGAAAAAACTGTCCAGAATCATCCTTTTTAGATGCCCAACCCACTTTAACTGGCTCTACTCTAGTCATATGAGCTGTGGTTAttccaaacatttttataaGGTAATGAATCtcttaaaaattcattaaaaactgCTTATAAAATGCATATGTTCTCAGTGATAGTTGTAATGTTTCCATATATTGTGTGTTGGATTTTGCATTTTGGAGACTAACGTACACAATTTAGTTCAGGAAAAATCGTACTCATGAAAAACATCCAGTCTTACTTTAGATCAGTGCATGCTATGATGACTTGTTCAGCTATCTACAACTACCATGAAAAATCGAGCCATTGGAACCTTGATTAATTTAAGCAAAATGATATCATATTAAGACTATTTCagcataatgtaaatgttacaaaacaataaatcttTCTTTAGCTTTGTTTTCTCTCACAATTGTTTGAGAAAT encodes the following:
- the ivd gene encoding isovaleryl-CoA dehydrogenase, mitochondrial, with the protein product MFAVRGVLRLAQRLAGVSVSRRGCAGAVPVDDVINGLTEEQMQLRNTVTRFCQEKLAPYADEIDKANDFPRMRDFWKEAGELGLLGITAPVEYGGTGLGYLDHVIVMEEISRVSGAVALSYGAHSNLCVNQLVRHGNQNQKEKYLPKLITGEHIGALAMSEPNSGSDVVSMKTTARKEGDHYVLNGNKFWITNGPDADVLIVYAKTDVTSAARGISAFIVEKGMPGFSTAQKLDKLGMRGSNTCELIFEDCKVPEKNMLGPLNKGVYVLMSGLDLERLVLSAGPIGIMQAVLDHAIPYLHVREAFGQKIGHFQMMQGKMADMYTRLSSSRQYVYNVARACDKGHFSAMDCAGVILYCAENATQVALDGIQCLGGNGYINDYPMGRFLRDAKLYEIGAGTSEVRRMVIGRAFNARFK